A single region of the Thermotoga profunda AZM34c06 genome encodes:
- the speB gene encoding agmatinase, translating to MKRFEGLVSQYTFLRSKDDYESSKAVIVGAPLDQTTSFRPGTRVAPKRIRELSYGLEDYSPYLDDSLNNKFFYDAGDIEMPLGNLQKSLELIEKISSKIIQDEKIPIFIGGEHLITLPIVKQVVLKYPELKVIHFDAHADLRDTLFGEKLSHGTVLRRVCEYIKDRHLYQFGIRSGLKEEFDFAKDHTRTFLYDVKEPFMKILDELKDFPVYITFDIDVFDPAFAPGTGTPEPGGCTPKEIFEIIQRFKELKIVGFDLVEVSPLADLSERTSILAAKILREILMCVC from the coding sequence ATGAAGAGATTTGAAGGTTTGGTGAGCCAATATACTTTTTTAAGATCAAAAGATGACTACGAATCGAGCAAGGCAGTTATCGTAGGTGCGCCACTGGATCAGACGACGAGTTTCAGACCCGGGACACGTGTGGCACCTAAGAGAATCAGAGAGCTTTCCTATGGCTTAGAAGACTACAGTCCATATTTAGATGATTCCTTGAATAACAAATTTTTTTATGACGCCGGTGATATCGAGATGCCATTGGGAAATCTTCAAAAGAGCCTCGAGCTAATTGAGAAGATCTCGAGTAAAATCATTCAGGATGAAAAAATACCGATTTTCATCGGTGGAGAACATTTGATAACACTTCCCATAGTCAAACAAGTTGTACTGAAGTACCCGGAGTTGAAAGTCATTCACTTTGATGCACACGCAGACTTGAGAGATACTCTTTTTGGTGAAAAGCTCTCTCATGGTACAGTTCTGAGAAGGGTGTGCGAATATATCAAAGACAGACATTTATATCAATTTGGCATCAGATCTGGCTTAAAGGAAGAATTCGATTTTGCAAAAGATCACACAAGAACTTTTCTGTATGACGTGAAAGAACCTTTTATGAAAATACTTGATGAATTGAAAGATTTTCCAGTGTACATAACTTTTGATATAGACGTATTTGATCCCGCCTTCGCGCCTGGTACTGGAACTCCTGAGCCAGGTGGATGTACTCCAAAGGAAATCTTTGAAATAATCCAAAGATTTAAAGAACTGAAAATAGTTGGCTTTGACTTAGTTGAAGTTTCTCCACTGGCAGATCTCTCAGAAAGAACAAGCATTTTAGCAGCAAAGATTTTAAGAGAAATCTTGATGTGTGTCTGTTGA
- a CDS encoding AAA family ATPase, with product MSKIELNEQFLNALELMEKSDKNIFITGRAGTGKSTLLMYFRSKTKKKVVVLAPTGVAALNVNGETIHSFFKFKPGVTIENIDVMDDELYKEIDTIIIDEISMVRADLFDCVDRFLRLNARDSNKPFGGVQMILIGDLYQLPPVVARKEKEFFKERYKSEYFFDSDAFKNVDWEFIELEKVYRQNDELFVRILNEVRNGTVSEKSLSILNSRVNVHPINTKYTIYLTGYNQTANSVNQEKLRQIKGKLYKLEAKIQGDFDESSFPADYILTLKKGAQVMMLNNDSDDRWVNGSIGKVVNIHQDEDTVEVLFSDNRIEEVTRYTWDIFHYRYNKRKKIIETETVGTFSQFPMRLAWAVTIHKSQGKTFDSVIIDLSKHLFAPGQLYVALSRCTRLNGISLTRAVTKKDIMLDRRIFRFLRDLQCKNSEKKLSLGEKIALINKAIELKKCLLIVYVRSDNEKSRRVVEPRRVGEFSYSGKKFLGLQGYCFERKDLRTFRVDRIIDIKMIEDKEVIK from the coding sequence ATGAGCAAAATAGAATTGAATGAACAATTTTTGAATGCATTAGAGTTAATGGAAAAATCAGATAAGAACATTTTTATAACTGGCAGGGCTGGGACTGGTAAATCTACGTTGCTCATGTATTTTCGTAGCAAAACAAAGAAAAAGGTTGTAGTTCTCGCCCCAACAGGTGTTGCAGCATTGAATGTTAATGGTGAGACGATCCATTCATTTTTCAAATTCAAACCCGGCGTGACCATCGAGAATATTGATGTAATGGATGATGAACTTTACAAAGAAATAGATACTATCATCATTGATGAGATCTCTATGGTTAGAGCTGATTTGTTTGATTGTGTCGATAGATTCTTGCGTTTAAATGCTCGAGATTCTAATAAACCTTTCGGCGGTGTTCAGATGATCTTGATTGGAGATCTATATCAATTACCACCCGTAGTCGCAAGGAAAGAAAAGGAATTCTTCAAAGAACGATACAAAAGCGAATATTTTTTCGACTCAGACGCCTTCAAAAACGTTGACTGGGAATTCATAGAACTTGAAAAGGTTTACAGGCAAAATGATGAATTATTCGTGAGAATCCTCAATGAAGTTAGAAATGGAACCGTAAGTGAGAAAAGTCTATCTATTCTCAACAGCAGGGTGAATGTGCACCCTATTAATACTAAATATACCATCTATCTGACGGGTTACAACCAAACTGCGAATAGTGTGAATCAGGAAAAACTCAGACAGATCAAAGGTAAACTGTACAAACTCGAAGCCAAGATACAAGGAGACTTTGACGAAAGCTCTTTTCCCGCAGATTATATACTCACGCTAAAAAAAGGTGCACAAGTAATGATGTTGAATAACGATAGTGATGATAGATGGGTGAATGGTTCTATTGGAAAAGTCGTAAATATTCATCAAGATGAAGATACCGTCGAAGTTCTTTTTTCTGATAATAGAATTGAAGAAGTGACGCGCTACACTTGGGATATATTTCATTATAGATACAACAAACGAAAAAAGATAATCGAGACGGAAACAGTAGGTACATTCAGTCAATTTCCAATGAGATTGGCATGGGCTGTCACGATACACAAGAGCCAGGGCAAAACTTTTGATAGTGTGATCATCGATCTTTCAAAACATCTTTTTGCTCCAGGACAACTGTATGTGGCATTGAGTAGATGTACTCGCCTGAATGGGATTTCACTTACAAGAGCTGTAACGAAAAAAGACATAATGCTCGATAGAAGAATTTTCAGATTTTTGAGAGATCTTCAGTGTAAAAATAGTGAAAAAAAGCTATCTCTGGGCGAAAAAATAGCACTCATAAACAAGGCTATTGAATTGAAAAAATGCCTTTTGATCGTCTATGTGAGGTCTGATAATGAGAAATCAAGGAGAGTTGTTGAGCCAAGGAGAGTGGGAGAATTTTCTTACTCTGGAAAAAAGTTTTTAGGTCTTCAGGGTTACTGTTTTGAAAGAAAAGATCTGAGAACATTCAGAGTAGATAGAATCATTGATATCAAAATGATTGAAGATAAGGAGGTAATAAAATGA
- a CDS encoding peptide ABC transporter substrate-binding protein, with translation MRKFLVSFGIFSLLVFCFGQISLQEAAPVIQKLGILKTVDDSALTYDEFYSAVAKAFPGKESLIKKGTDQVLRKDFIMTLVKVLGLEKEAAKFVEICTLANDEDKVPKEAIGAFTLAFRSDRQLLDYRYGHLLEPLSPITKAEAARSFYMALYPPKRGGTIVTAVGADPKGFNTLFTSSGLTWTICNIIGDGNTGTDDNGFYHPRMIKRIPTIENGLVKINQDGSMSVTFELRKGMKWHDGQPVTAHDAKFQWEVMVSEAPVTSNYFEKMADRVDVIDDYTFTVHFPNPVPGAELGSSVYAYYYGWFQLPEHLYRKDFEEAKKTGNWDQFVQKVTFNPIMTGPYKFKEYVEGQYIVLEAFDDYYMGRPNIDQIVMRIIPDSDVVFASVLKGEIDFGRYTLDLKQSLQLEKDKGDIFNVYFTPNVALWTIDLNFRDPNDLSKPHPLFSDVRVRQAILYAIDRQQINNVVFFGKGQIVDTWITEVHMMRDALKGDHIKRYSYDLKKAEELLAQAGWKKNKQGLLEKDGKVFEFTLIAGAGSSQNELITQLIQGMLKKVGISVKIEMKPAIVIWDEAPMGKFDAWLTGWGYGVSDEALNYWGSDMIPSQENNWGGTNYTGWSNPKNDEILAKMATEVDFAKRVELYKQHFALWTNDLPVLPLISDPTPHFAKKYIKSFNSTYDSGLGWIIYNWYIDTEQH, from the coding sequence ATGAGAAAGTTTCTTGTTTCATTTGGCATTTTTTCACTACTCGTTTTTTGTTTTGGTCAGATTAGTTTGCAAGAAGCCGCTCCAGTTATCCAAAAACTTGGTATCTTAAAAACAGTCGATGATTCAGCTCTAACCTATGACGAATTCTATTCTGCAGTAGCAAAAGCCTTCCCCGGAAAAGAATCACTAATAAAGAAAGGAACAGACCAAGTTCTGAGAAAAGACTTTATCATGACACTTGTAAAGGTACTTGGACTTGAAAAAGAAGCTGCAAAATTCGTGGAGATTTGTACTCTCGCAAACGATGAAGATAAAGTCCCAAAGGAAGCCATAGGTGCATTCACACTTGCATTTAGAAGCGACAGACAACTTTTAGATTATCGTTATGGTCATTTGCTTGAGCCACTGTCACCAATAACAAAAGCAGAAGCGGCGAGATCTTTTTACATGGCACTTTATCCACCAAAACGTGGTGGAACAATCGTAACAGCAGTTGGAGCAGATCCCAAGGGATTCAACACTCTGTTCACTTCTTCAGGTCTCACTTGGACGATTTGCAACATCATTGGTGATGGAAATACGGGAACCGATGACAATGGTTTTTACCATCCAAGGATGATAAAAAGAATACCTACAATTGAAAACGGCCTTGTGAAAATCAATCAAGATGGTTCGATGAGTGTAACCTTTGAACTCAGAAAAGGTATGAAATGGCACGATGGTCAACCAGTCACGGCACATGATGCAAAATTCCAATGGGAAGTCATGGTTTCTGAAGCCCCTGTGACATCAAACTACTTTGAGAAGATGGCAGATCGAGTCGATGTAATAGATGATTATACATTCACAGTTCACTTCCCCAATCCAGTACCGGGTGCTGAACTTGGCTCATCGGTTTATGCCTATTACTATGGTTGGTTTCAGCTTCCTGAACATCTCTATAGAAAGGATTTTGAGGAAGCCAAGAAAACAGGGAACTGGGATCAATTCGTTCAGAAGGTCACCTTCAATCCGATCATGACAGGACCTTACAAATTCAAAGAGTACGTCGAAGGACAGTATATTGTCTTGGAAGCGTTTGATGATTATTACATGGGTCGACCGAATATCGATCAAATAGTTATGAGAATCATCCCGGATAGCGATGTCGTTTTTGCATCAGTTCTCAAAGGTGAAATAGATTTTGGACGTTACACACTCGATCTTAAGCAAAGTTTGCAACTTGAGAAAGACAAAGGAGACATATTTAATGTTTACTTCACTCCCAACGTGGCTCTATGGACGATTGATTTGAATTTCAGAGATCCAAATGATCTTTCAAAACCACATCCATTGTTCTCTGATGTAAGGGTCAGACAAGCCATTTTATATGCAATCGACCGCCAACAAATAAACAACGTTGTATTTTTCGGAAAAGGTCAGATTGTAGATACATGGATCACAGAAGTTCATATGATGAGAGATGCCTTGAAAGGAGACCATATAAAGAGATATTCATATGATCTGAAAAAAGCAGAAGAATTACTTGCTCAAGCTGGCTGGAAAAAGAATAAACAAGGATTGCTTGAGAAAGATGGTAAGGTTTTTGAGTTTACATTAATCGCAGGTGCGGGAAGCAGTCAGAATGAATTAATAACTCAGTTGATACAAGGTATGCTCAAAAAGGTTGGAATATCTGTAAAGATAGAAATGAAACCTGCCATTGTGATATGGGATGAAGCCCCTATGGGTAAATTCGATGCATGGCTGACTGGCTGGGGTTATGGTGTTAGTGATGAGGCTTTGAATTACTGGGGTAGCGACATGATACCATCACAGGAAAACAACTGGGGTGGTACAAATTACACAGGTTGGTCTAATCCAAAGAACGATGAGATACTCGCAAAAATGGCAACAGAAGTTGATTTTGCAAAGAGAGTCGAGTTATATAAACAACATTTCGCACTTTGGACCAATGACCTACCGGTTCTACCTTTGATCTCAGATCCAACACCTCATTTTGCAAAGAAATACATAAAAAGTTTCAACTCGACCTATGACAGTGGTCTTGGTTGGATTATCTACAACTGGTATATAGATACAGAGCAGCATTAA
- a CDS encoding M14 family zinc carboxypeptidase encodes MNFDYLVDQIPDYKRFFYVDEFDKRTRELAKKFPKVVQVHEIGKSRNGHSIKVVKIGNGSKNALMFGCPHPNEPIGAMMLDFLCEKLAQDEQLRSYFDYTWYLIKVIDPDGTKLNEGWFSNPQSIKSYASNFYRPPGHKQVEWTFPVDYKTLHFHDPLPETQALMKIMEEKKPVFMYSLHNAGFGGVYYYISNDSPKLYEDFHTIPHRFKVPLALGEPEVPYLKMLSKAIYKLSPITEEYDYLEKHAKVDPAQIIRAGASSDEYAQRVANTYSLVCEVPYYYDPRIEDISQAQMTRKEARLISWESSTKQYDFVKEVFEICKDYSNEHSPFYEVLKNYVEIMPEHLNAEKNWIETDPQLQRKATVAEVFDNTCVTQFYQSLMLGMLKRFVGDILENYKDEKISEVKKKVDNQFKKKIEYLEKNLNYRAIPIRDLVAIQLLAGLKTAEYVQSL; translated from the coding sequence ATGAATTTTGACTATTTGGTCGATCAGATACCAGATTACAAAAGATTTTTCTATGTCGATGAATTTGACAAAAGAACACGAGAACTCGCCAAAAAATTTCCTAAGGTGGTACAAGTTCATGAGATTGGCAAATCGAGAAATGGTCATTCGATAAAAGTGGTCAAGATAGGTAACGGTTCTAAGAATGCATTGATGTTTGGCTGCCCTCACCCTAACGAACCAATAGGTGCGATGATGTTAGATTTTCTTTGTGAGAAACTTGCACAAGATGAGCAACTGAGATCATATTTTGATTACACCTGGTATTTAATAAAAGTCATAGATCCAGATGGTACAAAGTTGAACGAGGGTTGGTTTTCAAATCCACAGTCCATAAAGTCTTATGCGAGTAATTTTTACAGACCACCGGGACACAAGCAAGTTGAGTGGACCTTCCCTGTGGATTATAAAACCCTGCATTTTCATGATCCATTACCAGAAACACAAGCCTTGATGAAGATCATGGAGGAGAAAAAACCAGTTTTCATGTACTCTTTACACAACGCCGGCTTTGGCGGTGTTTATTATTACATATCTAACGATTCACCAAAACTCTATGAAGATTTCCACACCATCCCTCATAGATTTAAAGTGCCATTAGCACTTGGTGAACCAGAAGTTCCATATCTGAAGATGCTCTCAAAGGCCATATACAAACTTTCTCCGATAACCGAGGAATACGATTATCTTGAAAAACACGCAAAGGTCGATCCTGCTCAAATCATAAGAGCTGGTGCAAGCTCAGATGAATATGCTCAACGTGTAGCGAATACCTATTCTCTTGTCTGTGAAGTCCCGTATTACTATGATCCAAGGATAGAAGATATCTCACAAGCTCAGATGACAAGAAAGGAAGCAAGACTCATATCCTGGGAGAGTTCAACAAAACAATATGACTTTGTCAAAGAAGTCTTTGAAATATGCAAAGATTACTCAAATGAACATTCTCCATTTTACGAGGTACTCAAAAATTACGTTGAGATTATGCCAGAACATCTTAACGCAGAGAAAAACTGGATCGAAACCGATCCACAACTTCAAAGAAAGGCTACCGTTGCTGAAGTTTTTGATAATACCTGTGTCACACAGTTCTACCAATCTCTAATGCTCGGTATGCTAAAAAGGTTTGTCGGTGATATTCTTGAAAATTACAAAGACGAGAAAATATCTGAAGTCAAAAAGAAAGTCGACAATCAGTTTAAGAAAAAGATAGAATATCTTGAAAAGAATCTCAACTACAGAGCAATACCGATAAGAGATTTGGTCGCCATACAATTGTTGGCAGGATTAAAAACAGCCGAATATGTACAATCGTTGTAG
- a CDS encoding ABC transporter permease — protein sequence MKRYLIFRFIELIPIFFLISLIIFVILNAMPGDPLLTSRLENPRALVRDPAKIAELRRYYHLDDPLIVRYGFWLTSFLKGDLGFSSMYKQPVLDIIVKRLPNTLTLTITAWIIGLVVAFPIGIYSAVKKYSFFDYFFTVLAFIGISLPTFWFALMAIIVFSVILGWFPISGVQTYGVTGSWNIFVDKLRHLTLPALVLGLVQVAYWVRYIRTSLLEVLDQEYIRTAYSKGAKERRVILKHALRNAMIPIITIIALDIPYFFGGALIVETVFSWPGMGRLMYEAVLASDYNLAVNCLMFIAVITLLSNLLADILYAVVDPRIRLGAKAV from the coding sequence TTGAAGAGATATTTGATCTTTCGTTTCATCGAATTGATTCCCATATTTTTTCTCATCTCCTTGATCATTTTTGTCATTCTAAATGCGATGCCGGGAGATCCATTACTAACGAGTCGTCTGGAAAATCCACGTGCACTTGTCAGAGATCCAGCCAAGATCGCTGAACTCAGAAGATATTATCATCTCGATGATCCTTTGATAGTCAGATATGGTTTTTGGCTTACGAGTTTTCTAAAGGGTGATCTTGGCTTTTCTTCGATGTATAAACAACCTGTGCTGGACATTATTGTCAAAAGACTTCCAAATACGCTCACCTTGACGATAACTGCTTGGATTATAGGGCTTGTAGTGGCTTTTCCAATAGGAATTTATTCTGCTGTTAAGAAATATTCATTTTTCGACTACTTTTTCACCGTTTTGGCTTTCATTGGTATCTCTCTGCCAACTTTTTGGTTTGCACTGATGGCAATAATCGTGTTTTCTGTAATACTTGGTTGGTTCCCTATATCTGGTGTTCAGACTTATGGTGTCACAGGTTCCTGGAATATCTTTGTAGATAAACTCAGACACCTGACTTTACCAGCCTTGGTTCTTGGTTTAGTTCAAGTTGCCTATTGGGTGAGATACATAAGGACATCACTACTGGAAGTTCTCGATCAAGAATATATAAGAACTGCCTACTCAAAAGGTGCAAAAGAAAGAAGGGTAATCCTAAAGCATGCTTTGAGAAATGCCATGATACCGATAATCACCATAATAGCGCTTGACATACCATATTTCTTTGGTGGTGCGTTGATCGTTGAGACGGTCTTTTCATGGCCTGGCATGGGAAGATTGATGTACGAAGCAGTTTTAGCAAGTGATTACAATCTTGCTGTGAATTGTTTGATGTTCATTGCTGTTATCACTTTACTGTCGAATTTACTTGCGGATATTCTCTATGCCGTAGTAGATCCAAGAATAAGACTTGGTGCGAAGGCGGTGTGA
- a CDS encoding ABC transporter permease, which produces MKKKIEQLQDSSFIPIGTYWQLVRKRFLKHRLALFGLVILVFVTMFSLIGPLFIKTTYDEFDLSAIFAPPFSQNHLFGTDELGRDVLVRVMYGGRISLFVGFVSSLITTAIGLLIGLISGYFGGIVDRLLMRFVDVMLSIPLFPILLILTMVFGSGLTNTILVLSVFGWMGISRLVRGVVLSIRENEYIMAARVLGTNRLKVLFKHILPNAMPITIVSMTLNLSYAILSESSLSYLGLGIQPPTPSWGNMLQRSMNYILSTGHSNTVPWWLVFFPGFMIFITVLSVNFLGDGLRDALDPRFVSET; this is translated from the coding sequence ATGAAAAAAAAGATCGAGCAATTGCAAGATAGTTCTTTTATACCAATTGGTACTTACTGGCAATTGGTGAGAAAAAGATTTCTAAAGCATCGCTTGGCACTCTTTGGACTGGTAATTCTTGTTTTTGTAACTATGTTCAGTCTCATTGGACCGTTATTTATAAAAACCACTTATGACGAATTCGATCTTTCTGCTATCTTTGCACCACCTTTTTCACAGAATCATCTTTTTGGTACAGATGAACTCGGAAGAGATGTACTTGTAAGGGTTATGTACGGTGGGAGAATATCGCTTTTTGTTGGGTTTGTATCGTCTTTAATTACAACGGCGATTGGTTTATTGATTGGATTGATTTCCGGGTATTTCGGTGGGATTGTTGACAGATTACTCATGAGATTTGTCGATGTAATGCTTTCAATACCTCTTTTTCCGATACTTCTCATTCTCACAATGGTCTTTGGTTCGGGTTTAACAAATACAATACTTGTATTATCTGTCTTTGGCTGGATGGGTATATCAAGACTTGTTAGAGGAGTCGTTCTGTCAATAAGGGAAAATGAATACATAATGGCGGCACGTGTTCTTGGCACAAATAGGTTAAAGGTTTTGTTCAAACACATCTTACCAAATGCCATGCCTATAACGATTGTTTCAATGACACTCAATCTCTCTTATGCGATACTTTCAGAGTCTTCTCTGAGCTATCTTGGTCTTGGTATACAGCCTCCCACTCCATCTTGGGGTAATATGCTTCAAAGGTCAATGAATTACATTCTATCTACAGGTCACTCAAACACTGTGCCATGGTGGCTGGTATTCTTTCCGGGTTTTATGATTTTCATAACAGTTTTGAGTGTTAACTTTCTGGGTGATGGACTTCGTGATGCCCTTGATCCGAGATTTGTCAGCGAAACTTGA
- a CDS encoding ABC transporter ATP-binding protein: protein MLLKVENLKVGFKTNMGKIVPVDDVSFEIDNGEILGIVGESGCGKTVTAYAITRLLPKNAFISEDSHIWFNGTDLLALHRDELYKIRGKEISMIFQEPMSSLNPVYTVGWQIEEVYELHEKMSKEERKTKAIQMLTGVKIPEPNSRYSHYPNQLSGGMRQRVMIAMALACSPKLLIADEPTTALDVTIQAQVLKLMLDLKEKFNTAVLLITHNLAVVAEMCDRVVVMYAGQVIEKADVYEIFENPLHPYTKALLNSVPKIHQDESRREKLASIEGVVPHPARYPAGCRFHPRCVFKKDICSRQKPQNVSVSLNHMVKCWLYSEGKTDGENP, encoded by the coding sequence ATGCTTTTAAAGGTAGAAAACCTAAAAGTTGGGTTTAAGACGAATATGGGAAAGATTGTTCCTGTAGACGATGTTTCTTTTGAGATAGACAATGGTGAAATACTGGGTATTGTAGGTGAGTCTGGTTGTGGTAAAACTGTCACGGCATATGCGATCACAAGACTTTTGCCAAAGAATGCCTTCATCTCAGAAGATTCACATATATGGTTCAATGGTACTGATCTTTTAGCTTTACATAGAGATGAATTGTACAAGATCAGAGGTAAAGAAATCTCGATGATCTTTCAAGAACCAATGTCTTCCTTGAATCCCGTTTACACAGTGGGTTGGCAAATAGAGGAAGTTTACGAACTTCATGAGAAAATGAGTAAGGAAGAGAGGAAAACCAAAGCCATACAAATGCTGACAGGTGTGAAGATACCGGAACCAAATAGTAGATATAGTCACTATCCTAACCAATTGTCTGGTGGAATGAGACAACGTGTAATGATAGCAATGGCTTTGGCATGTAGCCCAAAACTCCTGATAGCCGATGAACCAACTACCGCACTTGATGTTACAATACAAGCCCAGGTATTGAAGCTGATGCTTGATCTTAAGGAAAAATTCAACACAGCAGTTTTATTGATAACACACAATCTTGCGGTCGTTGCTGAAATGTGTGACAGAGTTGTTGTCATGTATGCGGGCCAAGTGATAGAAAAAGCCGATGTTTACGAGATCTTTGAAAATCCACTACATCCATATACAAAAGCCCTTCTGAATTCCGTTCCAAAGATACATCAAGATGAATCACGCAGAGAAAAACTCGCATCGATCGAAGGAGTAGTTCCGCATCCAGCAAGATATCCAGCTGGTTGTAGATTTCATCCAAGATGTGTTTTCAAAAAAGATATCTGTTCACGACAAAAACCACAGAACGTCTCTGTTAGTTTGAATCACATGGTCAAATGCTGGCTTTACAGTGAGGGAAAGACAGATGGAGAAAATCCTTGA
- a CDS encoding ABC transporter ATP-binding protein, with translation MEKILELENVSKWFPIKRHFGKRSYLKAVDSVHFFVNRGETFGLVGESGCGKTTLGRLIVRLYQPTSGKAVYHDNNSVDLFSLNEKSFQKYRAKIQMIFQDPYSSLNPRLTVLQIVTEGLSSPSLSISDKRHLASQTLESVGLRSEYLYRYPHEFSGGQRQRIGIARALIMQPELLICDEPVSALDVSVQAQVINLLISLKEKYNLTYIFIAHDLAVVKYISDRIAVMYLGKLVELSTSKDLFNHPLHPYTQALIASVPVADPKVRKLAKIQPIQGEITSPIDPPRACLFASRCPYAMKICHENVPELKIVEDSHQVACFLYH, from the coding sequence ATGGAGAAAATCCTTGAACTTGAAAACGTCAGTAAGTGGTTTCCTATAAAAAGGCATTTTGGTAAAAGATCATATTTGAAGGCTGTCGATAGTGTTCATTTTTTTGTGAATCGTGGTGAAACCTTTGGATTGGTTGGAGAATCTGGTTGTGGCAAGACTACCCTTGGTAGGTTGATTGTCAGACTGTATCAACCAACCTCTGGTAAGGCTGTTTATCACGATAATAATTCGGTTGATCTTTTTTCACTCAATGAAAAAAGTTTTCAAAAATATCGTGCGAAGATTCAAATGATCTTCCAAGACCCATACAGTTCTCTCAATCCAAGATTGACCGTTCTACAAATAGTAACCGAAGGTTTGTCATCTCCAAGTCTATCGATTTCTGACAAAAGACATTTGGCATCACAAACTTTGGAGAGTGTTGGTCTCAGATCGGAATATCTTTACAGGTATCCTCATGAATTCTCTGGAGGTCAAAGGCAAAGAATTGGCATCGCTCGTGCACTCATAATGCAACCAGAGCTTTTGATCTGTGATGAACCTGTCTCTGCGCTTGATGTCTCTGTCCAGGCTCAGGTGATTAATTTACTGATATCTCTTAAAGAAAAATACAATCTCACCTATATCTTTATTGCGCATGATTTGGCAGTTGTCAAATACATCAGTGACAGGATTGCTGTGATGTATCTTGGAAAATTAGTAGAGCTTTCGACTTCAAAAGATCTATTCAATCATCCACTACATCCTTACACTCAAGCTTTAATAGCATCTGTACCAGTTGCAGATCCAAAGGTACGAAAATTGGCAAAGATACAGCCAATCCAAGGTGAGATCACATCTCCAATAGATCCACCCAGAGCATGCTTATTTGCTTCAAGATGCCCTTACGCCATGAAGATATGTCATGAAAATGTACCTGAACTCAAAATCGTTGAAGACTCACACCAAGTAGCTTGTTTTTTGTATCATTGA